CAAGAATCGCCTTGAAATCATTTTCAGTAAGTTTCCCTGATCCGACAAGTACAAGTGTTCCGACAATATTTCTCACCATATAACGTAAAAAACCGGTGCCTTCTATTACTATATATATAATATCTCCCCGTCTTTTTACGCCAGCCTGTAAAACTTCGCGTACCGGGCTTTGATATAACATATCCTTTTTTTTAAAAGCAGAAAAATCGTGAGATCCTTTAATCCGCTTGATTGTGCGTTGCATTGACAGCACATTGAGTGCATACGGTATATGCCAAACATAACGCGTGTAAAAAGGAGAGTTGAATGATGAGTTTAAAATAGAATATATATAAATTTTGCTCTTTGCTGAATACCGTGAGTGAAAATCATCGTCTGCTACATTTGCACCCTTTATCCGTATATCAGGGGGCAACAGACTGTTTAAGCCTCTGGTAAGCCCCTTAAGCTCTATAGTGCTGTTGGTAAAAAAATTTACTATCTGCCCGTACGCATGAACTCCACTGTCCGTTCTTGCTCCTGCAAAAAGTTTAATGTGATGGTTGACGATTTTTTCGATTCTTTCCTGCAGGGTTTGTTGTATTGTTATCAAATCAGGCTGGCATTGCCATCCATGGTAGTTTGTCCCATCATAGGAAACAACAAGAGATATATTTCGCATTTGTTACTTCATCGTGGTTTCTTCTTAACACCCTGTTCAACTTTTATAGCTTCTTTTGGTTTTTCAGCCTCTTTTGTTTCAGGCTTCAATTTACCCTCTTCTTTGCTTTCATAATTTATACTTTCATCAAGTTTTTTATAAAGTTTCTCCAATTCTTTTTTTAGTCCTATGTTTTCGGCCTTTAAAAAATTATTCTCCTCTTTCAAGAGTCTTATTTCTTCCTGCAAGCCTTTAACCTCTTTACCACAAGAAAAGCATCCCATAATAATCAGAGAAAAAATCACAAAAACCATTAGAATTTTCATAACATTATTTTCTACCAATGCGTTCCCATTTGTCAACAGGTTAATGTTTATGTTAAAGTAATAAAAACCATGATAATGGAGGCTTCTTAAATGCACACATCTGTAATAAATATCCCAATTGAAGAGGAAATGAAAAGGTCTTACCTTGACTATGCCATGAGCACAATAATAGGAAGGGCATTGCCGGATATCAGAGACGGCTTAAAACCGGTTCATAGAAGAATTTTGTTTGCGATGTACGACTTGAACAACATGCACGACAAACCATATAAAAAATCTGCAAGGGTTGTCGGCGACGTCATCGGTAAATATCACCCGCATGGAGATCAGTCGGTATACGATGCAATTACAAGGATGGTACAGGATTTCTCCCTCAGATATCCCTTAATAGACGGTCAGGGCAATTTCGGCTCCATAGACGGGGATGCCCCGGCTGCAATGAGGTATACCGAAGTCAGACTTACAAGGATGGCAGAAGAGATCCTGAAGGATATTGAAAAGGAAACAGTATCTTTTCAATCAAACTATGATGAATCTCTTGTTGAACCCATGGTAATGCCGTCAAAAATTCCGAATCTTTTAGTTAACGGTTCCTCCGGCATTGCAGTAGGTATGGCAACAAATATACCTCCCCACAACCTTACGGAAATCATCAACGGCATAATATCATATATTGATAATCCAAATATTACGATTGATGAACTTTTAACGCTTATACCCGGGCCTGATTTTCCCACGCATGCAATTATTTACGGCAGACAGGGAATACGGGAAGCCTACGAAACAGGAAGAGGGCACATCATGCTGCGCGCGCGAGCCTTAATAGAAAAGAAAAGGGAGAATAAAGAGGCAATAGTCATCACGGAAATACCATATCAGGTCAACAAGGCACGCCTTATTGAAAATATCGTTGAATTGATAAACACAAAACGGATTGAGGGCATATCAAACATAAAAGATGAGTCAAACAGGGAAGGCATGAGGATTGTTATGGAGCTGAAAAGAGGTGAGATGGGTGAGCCCATTTTGAATCAACTCTATAAGCATACTCAGCTTCAAACAACCTTTGGTATTATTTTTCTTGCAATTGTGAATAATGAACCTAAAACTCTCACCCTGTTCCAGTTGATAGAAGAGTTCGTAAAATTCAGAAAAGATATTGTAACGAAAAGATCTACCTTTGAGTTGAATAAGGCCTTGGACCGGCTCCATATACTTGAAGGGTTAAAAATTGCACTTGACCATATAGATGAAGTAATAATCCTAATTAAAAAAGCAAAAACAGTGCCGGAAGCGCGGGCTTCACTTATAGAACGTTTTATATTTTCTGAAAAACAGGCTACAAGCATCCTGGAGATGCGCTTGCAGCGCCTTACATCCCTTGAGAGAACAAAGATTCTTGATGACTTTAACAGCACCTCTGAAGAAATAACAAAATTGCAACAGATTCTCGGTGATGAAGGGCTTCTCATGAAAGTAATAAAAAAAGAGCTTATCGAGATAAAAGAAAAATACGGCGACGGCAGATTGACGGAGATAGTCGATCAACTGCCTGATATTACCAGAGAAGACATGATTAAAGAGGAAGAGGTCGTTGTAACTATTACATACCGCGGCTGGACGAAGAGAACCCCTTTGGACCAGTACAAACACCAGGCAAGGGGCGGCAAAGGAAAGATAGGCATAATAGTAAAGGAAGAGGATTTTGTAAACCATCTGTATGTAGCATCTACGCACTCCTATATAATATTTTTTACAAACTCCGGAAAGGCGCACATTGTAAAAGTCCATACCATACCGGAAGCCCCGATGTCATCAAAGGGAAAACCGATTATTAACCTCGTCAACATTGATAAAAACGAAAGG
The nucleotide sequence above comes from Pseudomonadota bacterium. Encoded proteins:
- the truA gene encoding tRNA pseudouridine(38-40) synthase TruA; protein product: MRNISLVVSYDGTNYHGWQCQPDLITIQQTLQERIEKIVNHHIKLFAGARTDSGVHAYGQIVNFFTNSTIELKGLTRGLNSLLPPDIRIKGANVADDDFHSRYSAKSKIYIYSILNSSFNSPFYTRYVWHIPYALNVLSMQRTIKRIKGSHDFSAFKKKDMLYQSPVREVLQAGVKRRGDIIYIVIEGTGFLRYMVRNIVGTLVLVGSGKLTENDFKAILESNDRENAGPTAPAKGLFLRRIKY
- the gyrA gene encoding DNA gyrase subunit A — encoded protein: MHTSVINIPIEEEMKRSYLDYAMSTIIGRALPDIRDGLKPVHRRILFAMYDLNNMHDKPYKKSARVVGDVIGKYHPHGDQSVYDAITRMVQDFSLRYPLIDGQGNFGSIDGDAPAAMRYTEVRLTRMAEEILKDIEKETVSFQSNYDESLVEPMVMPSKIPNLLVNGSSGIAVGMATNIPPHNLTEIINGIISYIDNPNITIDELLTLIPGPDFPTHAIIYGRQGIREAYETGRGHIMLRARALIEKKRENKEAIVITEIPYQVNKARLIENIVELINTKRIEGISNIKDESNREGMRIVMELKRGEMGEPILNQLYKHTQLQTTFGIIFLAIVNNEPKTLTLFQLIEEFVKFRKDIVTKRSTFELNKALDRLHILEGLKIALDHIDEVIILIKKAKTVPEARASLIERFIFSEKQATSILEMRLQRLTSLERTKILDDFNSTSEEITKLQQILGDEGLLMKVIKKELIEIKEKYGDGRLTEIVDQLPDITREDMIKEEEVVVTITYRGWTKRTPLDQYKHQARGGKGKIGIIVKEEDFVNHLYVASTHSYIIFFTNSGKAHIVKVHTIPEAPMSSKGKPIINLVNIDKNERITAVAHVKDFSENKYLFLVTKKGQVKKISLDSLKHLRAPGIRVISLPEDDSLIGVLETEGENEIEIATKKGKSIRFEEKEIRSMGRIAYGIRGIRLARNDEVVSVEIVNQDCNVFTVTEKGYGKRAPCSEYRVQARGGKGIINVRCGVKNGEVVCLRQVSENDEVLLTTDTGRTIRFKIQDIPVQKRGGLGVKLMDLRDAEKIVGAVVTTAMAEIAAITIEE